From Gemmatimonadaceae bacterium, a single genomic window includes:
- a CDS encoding FRG domain-containing protein — protein MTQTNQPKRTHAAFTEIVIRSLGEFVDRVTPAEPDAVSGRRRDTGVYRGAPHANAPILTSLDRLGGTHPPHTKAELEEHVLRNYIRYARPHVDGSSTNDWEELFSAQHHGVPTRLLDWTYSPLVAAFFATRPSRQDEHDRAVWRLDWQRVHRGFKLPPLALLPRDLDDIFGEGKHATPWQLFNRKSDKDAFALLVEPPSLDQRIVAQAAVFTMCSDRTRSFDEFLRAHDLADALTKYIIPADVVDLMRDQLDLVGVDERRLFPDLDGVAAAIRRYYA, from the coding sequence ATGACGCAGACGAACCAACCCAAACGCACGCACGCGGCATTCACCGAGATCGTCATTCGCAGCCTCGGTGAATTCGTCGACCGCGTGACGCCGGCCGAACCCGACGCCGTGTCGGGCCGCCGCCGCGACACGGGCGTGTATCGCGGCGCGCCGCATGCCAACGCGCCGATCCTCACGTCGTTGGATCGACTGGGAGGCACGCATCCGCCGCACACCAAGGCGGAGCTCGAGGAGCACGTGCTGCGCAACTACATTCGCTACGCACGGCCGCACGTCGACGGCAGCTCGACGAACGATTGGGAGGAGCTGTTCTCCGCGCAGCACCACGGGGTGCCGACGCGACTGCTCGACTGGACGTACTCGCCGCTCGTCGCCGCGTTCTTCGCCACGCGGCCGAGCCGCCAGGACGAGCACGATCGCGCGGTGTGGCGGCTGGACTGGCAGCGGGTGCATCGCGGATTCAAGCTGCCACCGCTCGCGCTGCTGCCGCGGGACCTCGACGACATCTTCGGCGAAGGCAAGCACGCGACGCCGTGGCAACTCTTCAACCGCAAGTCGGACAAAGACGCATTCGCCCTGCTGGTCGAGCCGCCGTCGCTCGACCAGCGCATCGTCGCGCAGGCCGCGGTGTTCACGATGTGCAGTGATCGCACGCGCTCGTTCGACGAATTCCTTCGAGCGCACGATCTGGCCGACGCGCTCACGAAGTACATCATCCCCGCGGACGTCGTCGATCTCATGCGTGATCAGCTGGATCTGGTGGGCGTCGATGAGCGCCGGCTCTTCCCCGATCTGGATGGTGTCGCCGCGGCAATCAGGCGTTACTACGCCTAG
- a CDS encoding RNA polymerase sigma factor: MAAVAIIEASSNHIGNGDSDVARAAAGDRVAFERLYRQHVNKVYSLCARMVNDRTRAEELTQDVFVRAWQKLNLFRGESSFATWLHRLTVNVVLNARKTDGRQRTRFEENDDEAGGMDAHAGVVGMPLAPGDLLDLEEAITRLPPGARRVFVLHDVEGYKHEEIAEMLGVTSGATKAQLHRARLLLREALNR, encoded by the coding sequence ATGGCTGCTGTGGCCATTATCGAAGCATCTTCAAATCACATCGGCAACGGCGATTCGGACGTCGCGCGCGCGGCGGCCGGAGATCGAGTCGCGTTCGAGCGACTATATCGACAACATGTAAACAAGGTGTATTCTCTCTGCGCTCGCATGGTCAACGACCGCACGCGCGCCGAGGAGCTCACGCAGGACGTCTTCGTCCGTGCGTGGCAAAAGCTGAATCTCTTTCGCGGCGAAAGCTCGTTCGCGACGTGGCTTCATCGACTCACGGTCAACGTCGTGCTCAACGCGCGAAAGACGGATGGACGGCAACGCACACGCTTCGAGGAGAACGATGACGAAGCAGGCGGCATGGATGCCCACGCTGGTGTGGTCGGCATGCCGCTCGCCCCGGGCGATCTCCTCGATCTCGAGGAAGCGATCACCCGGCTTCCTCCAGGCGCGCGCCGCGTCTTCGTCCTCCACGACGTCGAAGGCTACAAACACGAGGAAATCGCCGAGATGCTCGGCGTGACATCAGGGGCCACGAAAGCGCAGTTGCACCGTGCGCGACTCCTGTTGCGGGAGGCACTGAACCGATGA
- a CDS encoding barstar family protein — translation MVFFKRKKKAPEEVQRLDWKLMERGAIALYYRSAVLSADIGWFKQQTYVVHELNAATWATPDAFHDDVKRVLGFPDYYSRNLASWVDCLPELEVPDEGGMLLVFRRYDVFAKAQPQLAQTILDSIESTSRRFLLTGRRLIALVQSDDPRIRFERVGALPVTWNPREWLETDRGLGRGD, via the coding sequence ATGGTTTTTTTCAAAAGAAAGAAGAAGGCGCCAGAGGAGGTTCAGCGCCTCGATTGGAAGCTGATGGAGCGGGGCGCGATCGCGTTGTACTATCGGTCCGCGGTGCTCTCCGCCGACATCGGGTGGTTCAAGCAGCAGACGTACGTCGTGCATGAGCTGAACGCGGCGACGTGGGCCACGCCCGATGCATTTCACGACGACGTCAAACGCGTACTCGGATTTCCCGACTACTACTCGCGGAATCTCGCGTCGTGGGTCGATTGCCTGCCGGAGCTCGAGGTGCCGGATGAAGGCGGAATGCTCCTCGTCTTCCGGCGCTACGACGTGTTCGCGAAGGCGCAGCCGCAGCTTGCACAGACGATCCTGGACAGCATCGAATCCACCTCGCGGCGCTTTCTGCTCACCGGGCGCCGGCTCATCGCCCTGGTGCAATCCGACGATCCACGCATTCGCTTCGAGCGTGTCGGTGCGCTGCCCGTCACCTGGAATCCGCGCGAATGGCTCGAGACAGACCGCGGACTGGGCCGCGGGGACTAG
- a CDS encoding zf-HC2 domain-containing protein, whose product MTTPNSSQFDCGQFADALADVLEREVSEPTRSAVEAHALACAECGALLADLRKLRIDAANLPALTPSRDLWNGIADRIETPVVELGVGASGRRGVGAWKRRVAFGIAAAALVAVTATITHELTKRSMASVAPPVAVTPSKSPTQPTQVATISPPTASTPRRLDASTPRHPDASTPIRPVSTKPSIEQTYSSEIKRLRTIVNSRRGDLDSGTVAVIDKNLAIIDNAIVQCRIALAKDPHSRFLIESLNDALDTKVQLLRTAAALPTRM is encoded by the coding sequence ATGACGACACCAAACTCGAGCCAGTTCGATTGTGGTCAATTCGCCGACGCGCTCGCGGATGTTCTCGAGCGTGAGGTGAGCGAGCCGACACGCTCCGCCGTGGAAGCGCATGCGCTGGCGTGCGCCGAGTGTGGCGCTCTGCTCGCTGACTTGCGCAAGCTGCGTATCGACGCGGCGAATTTGCCGGCGCTTACGCCATCGCGTGATTTGTGGAATGGGATCGCGGATCGGATCGAGACGCCGGTGGTTGAATTGGGCGTCGGGGCGTCGGGGCGTCGGGGCGTCGGGGCGTGGAAACGGCGTGTGGCGTTCGGTATCGCTGCGGCGGCGTTGGTCGCGGTCACGGCGACCATCACGCACGAGCTGACAAAGCGTTCAATGGCGTCTGTTGCGCCGCCGGTTGCCGTGACGCCATCGAAGTCGCCAACGCAGCCGACTCAGGTCGCAACGATCTCTCCGCCAACCGCCTCGACGCCTCGACGCCTCGACGCCTCGACGCCTCGACACCCCGACGCCTCGACGCCCATACGCCCCGTCTCAACCAAACCCTCCATCGAACAGACCTACAGCTCCGAGATCAAGCGGCTTCGCACCATCGTGAATTCGCGCCGCGGCGATCTCGATTCGGGGACGGTGGCCGTCATCGACAAGAATCTCGCGATCATCGACAATGCGATCGTGCAGTGCCGGATCGCGCTCGCGAAAGATCCGCACAGCCGCTTCCTCATCGAGTCGCTGAACGACGCGCTCGATACCAAGGTTCAACTGCTCCGCACGGCGGCCGCGCTGCCGACGAGGATGTGA
- a CDS encoding PadR family transcriptional regulator: protein MARTNVDLLQGTLDLIVLKALSWGPMHGFGLARWIQRTTEDALQVEEGSLYPALYRMENRAWIKAQWALTENGRRAKYYKLTAAGKRQLAAELATWARMSAAMGKIVAATDAPG from the coding sequence ATGGCGCGTACGAACGTCGATCTGCTTCAGGGGACCCTCGACCTGATCGTGCTCAAGGCCCTCTCCTGGGGGCCGATGCACGGCTTCGGCCTTGCCCGCTGGATTCAGCGCACGACCGAGGACGCGCTTCAGGTGGAAGAGGGCTCGTTGTATCCGGCGCTCTATCGCATGGAGAATCGCGCGTGGATCAAGGCGCAGTGGGCGCTCACCGAGAACGGCCGCCGCGCCAAGTATTACAAGCTCACGGCCGCGGGCAAAAGGCAGCTCGCCGCCGAGCTGGCGACGTGGGCGCGCATGAGCGCGGCGATGGGAAAGATCGTCGCGGCCACCGACGCGCCGGGCTGA
- a CDS encoding cold shock domain-containing protein produces the protein MARTTGTVKWFNDAKGFGFITPEGGQKDCFVHHSAIQGGGFRTLAEGERVEFDIVQGAKGPAAENVTKIGR, from the coding sequence ATGGCACGCACTACCGGCACCGTGAAGTGGTTCAATGACGCGAAGGGCTTCGGCTTCATCACGCCCGAGGGTGGTCAGAAGGATTGCTTCGTCCACCATTCGGCGATCCAGGGCGGCGGCTTCCGCACCCTCGCCGAAGGCGAGCGCGTCGAATTCGACATCGTCCAGGGCGCCAAGGGCCCCGCGGCCGAGAACGTAACGAAGATCGGCCGCTAA
- a CDS encoding NAD(P)/FAD-dependent oxidoreductase has protein sequence MHRTTNKADVVIIGAGAAGLAAAHALDERGYDVLVIEARERVGGRVFTLRDRSTPIPIELGAEFIHGSATETQSILHRARLASYDISGRRWQIAGDSIRRMDDFWRRLDTVMRRLDAKRTPDRSLDDFLKTRPGGRRLANERRLTLQFVQGFHAADPARISERALADGGSPRGDVRERRIGRVLDGYDRVIEWLASPLGDRIRTSAIATRVRWAPGNVSVEAAHPDGRARPAIDARAAIVAVPASVLQASPGETGAIEFDPDLRAKRPALDQIDMGAVVRITLRFTERFWATEWFAKQVGTEDFDTASFVHTNDEQFPIWWTSYPVTAPIMVGWHGGPGARELSQLASEQIEDAAINALSRQFKIPARRMRGLVEAAWTHDWIHDPFSRGAYSYQTVGGANAPDALAKPLRGTLFFAGEATGADGATGTVEGAITSGQRAAGEVERSLTTRGSAAARRAEPD, from the coding sequence ATGCACCGAACGACCAATAAGGCGGACGTCGTCATCATCGGCGCGGGCGCGGCGGGACTGGCCGCCGCACATGCGCTTGACGAACGCGGATACGACGTGCTCGTCATCGAGGCGCGGGAACGCGTCGGCGGCCGCGTCTTCACGCTGCGCGACCGCAGCACTCCCATACCGATCGAGCTGGGCGCCGAATTCATTCACGGCAGCGCGACCGAAACCCAGAGCATTCTGCATCGCGCGCGCCTGGCCTCGTACGACATCAGCGGACGCCGGTGGCAGATCGCCGGTGACAGCATTCGGCGCATGGATGATTTCTGGCGGCGGCTCGACACGGTCATGCGGCGGCTCGATGCCAAGCGAACACCCGATCGCTCGCTTGATGATTTTCTAAAGACACGCCCTGGAGGCAGGCGGCTGGCGAACGAACGCCGCTTGACGCTGCAGTTCGTGCAGGGCTTTCACGCGGCGGATCCCGCGCGCATCAGCGAGCGTGCCCTCGCCGATGGCGGCAGCCCCCGCGGCGACGTGCGCGAACGACGCATCGGCCGCGTCCTCGACGGCTACGACCGCGTCATCGAATGGCTCGCATCACCACTTGGCGACCGCATTCGGACGTCGGCGATCGCGACGCGAGTGCGATGGGCCCCGGGGAACGTGTCGGTCGAGGCGGCGCATCCCGACGGTCGTGCCCGTCCGGCGATCGATGCGCGCGCCGCGATCGTCGCCGTCCCGGCGAGCGTGCTCCAAGCGTCGCCCGGCGAAACAGGCGCCATCGAATTCGATCCCGATCTGCGAGCGAAACGGCCGGCCCTGGACCAGATAGACATGGGCGCGGTCGTTCGCATCACGCTACGCTTCACCGAACGCTTCTGGGCGACGGAGTGGTTCGCGAAACAGGTCGGCACCGAGGATTTTGACACTGCGAGCTTCGTCCACACGAACGACGAACAATTTCCGATTTGGTGGACGTCGTATCCCGTCACCGCGCCGATCATGGTCGGTTGGCACGGCGGTCCGGGCGCGCGCGAGCTCTCACAATTGGCCTCGGAACAGATCGAGGACGCCGCGATCAACGCGCTGTCACGACAATTCAAGATTCCCGCGCGCCGCATGCGCGGGCTGGTCGAGGCGGCATGGACGCACGACTGGATTCACGATCCCTTCTCGCGCGGCGCGTACAGCTACCAAACCGTCGGGGGCGCGAACGCGCCTGACGCGCTCGCCAAACCGCTTCGCGGCACGTTGTTCTTCGCCGGCGAAGCAACGGGCGCCGACGGTGCGACCGGCACCGTCGAAGGCGCGATCACCAGCGGCCAGCGTGCCGCCGGCGAAGTGGAACGGTCGCTTACGACTCGGGGCTCTGCTGCCGCGCGGCGCGCCGAACCTGATTGA
- a CDS encoding HAD-IA family hydrolase, which produces MATRARAAILFDLDGTLVDSITLIVNSARYAFEKLGREWISDAAWREGIGIPLPTMFMRFARDEADRDALIAAYREYQLEHHDRLISCYEHVVETVHELRAHGHELAVVTSKSEWLAYRALALVGLASCMETVVGLDASTRHKPDPEPVWIALQRLNCPPEQALFVGDSVHDVMAGNAAGVATVAATWGAFHRTELEPGNPSHWLESISDLPQLIRDTVQTF; this is translated from the coding sequence ATGGCCACACGAGCGCGCGCCGCCATCCTCTTCGACCTCGACGGAACCTTGGTCGATTCGATCACGCTCATCGTCAACTCGGCGCGATACGCCTTCGAAAAGCTCGGCCGCGAGTGGATCTCGGACGCCGCGTGGCGCGAAGGGATCGGGATTCCACTGCCGACCATGTTCATGCGCTTCGCCCGCGACGAAGCCGATCGCGACGCGCTCATCGCCGCGTATCGCGAATACCAGCTCGAGCATCATGACCGGTTGATCAGCTGCTACGAGCACGTCGTCGAGACCGTGCATGAGCTTCGGGCGCACGGACACGAGCTCGCCGTCGTCACGAGCAAGTCCGAATGGCTGGCGTATCGCGCGCTTGCGCTCGTTGGCCTCGCCTCATGCATGGAAACGGTGGTCGGCCTCGACGCGTCTACTCGACATAAGCCCGATCCCGAGCCCGTATGGATAGCACTGCAGCGGCTCAACTGTCCGCCCGAACAAGCGCTCTTCGTGGGGGACTCGGTGCACGACGTGATGGCGGGAAATGCCGCCGGCGTGGCCACCGTGGCGGCCACCTGGGGCGCATTCCACCGGACCGAGCTCGAACCCGGTAACCCAAGTCATTGGCTGGAAAGCATTTCCGACCTGCCTCAGCTGATTCGAGACACCGTTCAAACCTTCTGA
- a CDS encoding cation:dicarboxylase symporter family transporter has product MRVRRVVIGLVAGFIIGSAIGSSGNPIALRVADAFQPVGQLWVNAIRMTIVPLVVSLLFVGIASHHAADDVGRIGGATIVTFFALLVFAAAVALALAPSLIADMKLDPNVAATLRAAAQSSATQTSQQVTQLPGFGAWVTGLVPVNALKVAADGAMLPLIVFTLLFALASRRIDDALRAALVEFFGAVAAATTTIVDWIIYVAPIGIFALVLGAASRAGVALAGAMAYYVLAISALLVLFALLMYPIATFVGRIPLGWFTRGVFPAQAVALSSSSSLASLPALVEGSRALGLPVQVGGFVLPLAVSAFKVATPITWMMGTLFLAKLYGVTLGTGALVTLALTSVALSLTIPGVPQGAQLLLAPVLVSYGIPAEGIALLIAVDTIPDLFGTMTNVTGDLIVGTVVGRHAVADTVDATASSVHA; this is encoded by the coding sequence ATGCGCGTCCGTCGCGTAGTCATCGGCCTCGTAGCGGGATTCATCATCGGAAGCGCGATCGGGAGCTCAGGCAACCCGATCGCGCTTCGCGTTGCCGACGCCTTCCAGCCAGTTGGCCAGCTGTGGGTCAACGCGATCCGGATGACGATCGTGCCGCTCGTCGTCTCGCTCCTGTTCGTCGGCATCGCGTCGCATCACGCCGCGGACGACGTTGGGCGCATCGGCGGCGCCACCATCGTCACGTTCTTCGCGCTCCTCGTGTTCGCCGCGGCGGTCGCGCTGGCCCTCGCGCCGTCGCTCATCGCCGACATGAAGCTCGACCCCAATGTGGCCGCCACGTTGCGCGCCGCCGCGCAGTCGAGCGCGACACAGACCTCGCAGCAGGTCACGCAACTGCCAGGATTCGGGGCATGGGTCACTGGACTCGTGCCGGTGAACGCGCTCAAAGTGGCGGCCGACGGCGCGATGCTGCCGCTCATCGTCTTCACACTCCTCTTTGCGCTCGCGAGCCGCCGCATCGACGACGCACTGCGTGCCGCCCTCGTCGAATTCTTCGGCGCCGTCGCCGCCGCAACGACGACGATCGTCGACTGGATCATCTACGTTGCGCCGATCGGCATCTTTGCGCTCGTGCTCGGCGCGGCGAGCCGGGCCGGAGTGGCGCTCGCCGGGGCGATGGCGTACTACGTGCTTGCGATCTCCGCGCTGCTCGTGCTGTTCGCACTGCTCATGTATCCGATCGCGACGTTCGTCGGCCGCATTCCCCTGGGCTGGTTTACGCGCGGCGTGTTTCCGGCGCAAGCGGTGGCGCTGAGCTCGAGCTCCTCGCTCGCATCGCTGCCCGCGCTCGTCGAAGGATCGCGCGCACTCGGCCTGCCGGTGCAGGTGGGCGGCTTCGTGTTACCGCTGGCGGTATCCGCGTTCAAGGTGGCGACGCCGATCACGTGGATGATGGGCACGTTGTTCCTGGCCAAGCTGTATGGCGTCACGCTCGGCACCGGCGCGCTCGTCACGCTCGCGCTCACGTCCGTGGCGCTGAGCCTCACCATTCCCGGCGTTCCGCAGGGCGCTCAGCTGCTCCTGGCGCCGGTCCTCGTGAGCTACGGCATTCCTGCCGAAGGCATCGCGCTGCTGATTGCGGTCGACACGATTCCAGATCTCTTTGGCACGATGACGAACGTCACCGGCGATCTGATCGTCGGCACGGTCGTCGGACGACACGCGGTTGCGGACACCGTGGACGCGACCGCATCATCTGTTCATGCGTGA
- a CDS encoding TMEM175 family protein: MRDGDFHVRGKEISRVEGLSDAVFGFAITLLVISLEVPKSADEVLYAMRGLLAFAATFFLLFMIWRTQFTFFRRYGLEDNRTVFLNAVLMFTVLFFVYPLKFVFSTIVERLLWHTALRGRVQPESFNSRGMLLLTVAFGLGFAAVFGVFSMMYAHAYRLRDHLKLNPVEVYDTEGAMRATRNATVIGVVVAASNAAMVLVGPDNDAIAYATIVAMFGLIFRQVRFRRQRVTGRRAILATMAQAST, from the coding sequence ATGCGTGACGGAGACTTTCATGTTCGGGGCAAGGAGATCTCCCGCGTCGAGGGGTTGAGCGACGCCGTGTTCGGATTCGCCATCACCTTGCTCGTGATCTCGCTCGAAGTTCCGAAGTCGGCCGACGAAGTGTTGTACGCGATGCGCGGGTTGCTGGCGTTCGCCGCGACGTTCTTTCTGCTGTTCATGATCTGGCGAACGCAGTTCACGTTCTTTCGCCGGTATGGGCTCGAGGACAATAGGACGGTGTTCCTCAACGCCGTGCTGATGTTCACGGTGCTGTTCTTCGTCTATCCGCTGAAGTTCGTCTTCTCGACGATCGTCGAGCGCCTGCTCTGGCACACGGCGCTCCGAGGCCGAGTGCAGCCGGAGAGCTTCAACAGCCGTGGCATGCTGCTGTTGACGGTTGCGTTCGGCCTGGGCTTCGCCGCCGTCTTCGGCGTGTTCTCGATGATGTACGCACACGCCTACCGGCTGCGCGACCACCTGAAGCTCAATCCCGTCGAGGTGTACGACACGGAAGGCGCCATGCGCGCGACGCGGAACGCGACGGTCATCGGGGTCGTGGTGGCGGCGTCCAATGCCGCCATGGTGCTCGTCGGGCCGGACAACGACGCGATCGCCTACGCCACGATCGTCGCGATGTTCGGCCTCATTTTCCGGCAGGTGCGGTTTCGCCGGCAGCGCGTCACGGGCCGCCGCGCGATTCTCGCCACCATGGCGCAGGCATCGACGTGA
- a CDS encoding ABC transporter permease yields the protein MTLDDDRPPPWRRYLRLARENPARDVDDELSFHLQSTIDELLAAGMTLDGACAAARAKFGDVEGISKTLYSLSQQRERHMTRAEWMDALKQDVAFGLRQLKKAPGFTCIALITLALGIGANAAIFSVVNTVLLRPLPFANTDRVLRLSQRNGNDEMWSVPFGNYDTWRREASGFEEIGALFGGGRRTLTGHGDPTPILTYNASAGYWKVLKINPVVGRYFTEAEDRDGGPQVVVLSEALWRNRFGGARDILGRSITLSGQSYQVIGVAPSQYLLQPPDEAAWVPLAASAARLSDFGDHELRVYGLVKRGVAPTAAVAQLQQIDTRLAHEHPHSFYDGGIIARTLEDALFGDYRKSLYLLMGAVAVVLLIACANIANLLLARATVRRTEIAVRGALGASRRRIIAQLLVESVLLAIGGAVLGLAVAYAGTRFLVSSPLPVPRLHDARLDWPVVLFTLGLAVFCAIVFGLIPAIRAARLDLQQTLRDGGRESRGGGNYRVRHALVIAQLCLTQVLLVGAGLLIRSAIAVNAVDVGFNTKNLLLFSTGLPSARYDGPERLEAGLEQLTAGIGAIPGVRGVTWTQTAPIYGGGWNWTAKREGSDGHDAGAVVADMRFVSPAYFTTLELPVLRGRSFTAADGAKAPLVAIVSRGLADKLWPGQDPVGRRISNGGDRWREVVGLAADVHSNGPQNAVPEVMYMPAAQSGNSGVTFIVRGGVPVTTLMPAIRNAVKSVDPLLAISGVSTMDEAVGNLFALDRFMRWLLTLLGATGLVLAVVGIYGVISYFVTQRHHEMGVRIALGASGASVHWLVVRQGLVLTAIGILVGVPAALAATRLLQSFVFGVTVRDPATFVIVAGLLAVVAIVAGYIPARRATRIDPLEALRAS from the coding sequence ATGACGCTCGACGACGATCGTCCGCCGCCATGGCGCCGCTATCTGCGACTCGCCCGCGAGAATCCCGCGCGCGACGTCGACGACGAGCTGTCGTTTCACCTGCAGTCCACGATCGATGAATTGCTTGCCGCCGGCATGACACTCGACGGAGCATGCGCCGCGGCGCGTGCGAAGTTCGGCGACGTAGAAGGCATCAGCAAAACGTTGTATTCGCTGAGTCAACAACGGGAGCGACACATGACGCGAGCGGAATGGATGGATGCGCTGAAGCAGGACGTCGCGTTCGGGCTGCGCCAGCTGAAGAAGGCGCCGGGATTCACGTGCATCGCGCTGATCACACTCGCGCTGGGCATCGGCGCCAACGCCGCGATCTTCAGCGTGGTCAATACGGTGCTCCTTCGCCCGCTGCCGTTCGCCAACACCGACCGCGTGTTGCGTCTGTCGCAGCGCAACGGCAACGACGAGATGTGGAGCGTGCCGTTCGGCAACTACGACACCTGGCGGCGCGAGGCGTCGGGCTTCGAGGAGATTGGCGCCCTGTTCGGCGGTGGACGGCGCACGCTGACCGGTCACGGCGATCCAACACCCATCCTCACGTACAACGCCAGCGCCGGCTATTGGAAAGTTCTAAAGATCAATCCCGTCGTCGGCCGGTACTTCACGGAGGCCGAAGACCGCGACGGTGGACCGCAAGTCGTGGTGTTGTCCGAGGCGCTGTGGCGAAACCGCTTCGGCGGAGCCCGCGACATCCTCGGCCGCAGCATCACGCTGAGCGGACAGTCGTATCAGGTCATCGGTGTCGCGCCGTCGCAGTATCTCCTGCAGCCACCCGACGAAGCCGCGTGGGTACCGCTTGCGGCGTCTGCCGCGCGCCTCAGCGATTTTGGCGACCACGAGCTCAGGGTCTATGGTCTCGTCAAGCGCGGCGTCGCTCCGACCGCCGCCGTCGCGCAGCTCCAGCAGATCGATACGCGGCTCGCGCACGAGCATCCACATTCGTTCTACGACGGCGGCATCATCGCGCGCACGCTCGAGGACGCGCTGTTCGGCGATTATCGCAAGAGCCTGTATCTGTTGATGGGCGCCGTCGCGGTCGTGCTGCTCATCGCCTGCGCGAACATCGCGAACCTGCTGCTCGCCCGCGCCACCGTGCGCCGCACCGAGATCGCCGTGCGCGGTGCCCTGGGCGCGAGCCGTCGTCGCATCATCGCGCAGCTGCTCGTCGAAAGCGTGCTGCTTGCGATCGGCGGCGCGGTGCTCGGTCTAGCCGTCGCGTATGCTGGAACGCGCTTCCTCGTGAGCAGTCCGCTGCCCGTGCCACGTCTGCACGACGCTCGGCTCGATTGGCCGGTGGTGCTGTTCACGCTCGGACTCGCGGTGTTCTGCGCGATCGTGTTCGGACTCATTCCGGCCATCCGTGCGGCACGCCTCGACCTGCAGCAGACATTGCGCGACGGCGGCCGCGAGTCGCGAGGCGGCGGCAACTATCGCGTGCGCCACGCACTCGTCATCGCACAGCTGTGCCTTACTCAAGTGCTGTTGGTGGGCGCCGGCCTGCTCATTCGCAGCGCGATAGCCGTGAACGCGGTCGACGTCGGCTTCAACACGAAGAATCTGCTGCTGTTCAGCACCGGATTGCCGAGCGCGCGATACGACGGTCCGGAACGGTTGGAGGCGGGACTCGAGCAGTTGACGGCCGGCATCGGCGCCATTCCCGGCGTGCGTGGGGTGACCTGGACGCAAACCGCGCCGATCTACGGCGGCGGATGGAACTGGACCGCGAAGCGCGAAGGCAGCGACGGGCACGACGCAGGCGCGGTGGTCGCCGACATGCGCTTCGTGAGTCCGGCGTACTTCACGACGCTCGAGCTTCCGGTGTTGCGCGGCCGCTCGTTCACCGCGGCCGACGGCGCCAAGGCGCCACTCGTCGCGATCGTCTCGCGCGGACTCGCGGACAAGCTGTGGCCGGGGCAGGATCCGGTGGGACGACGAATCTCGAATGGCGGCGATCGGTGGCGCGAGGTCGTCGGTCTCGCCGCGGACGTGCATTCCAACGGACCGCAGAACGCCGTTCCTGAAGTGATGTACATGCCCGCGGCGCAGTCGGGCAACAGCGGCGTGACGTTCATCGTGCGCGGCGGCGTTCCCGTGACGACCCTGATGCCCGCGATTCGCAACGCGGTGAAATCGGTCGACCCGCTGCTCGCGATATCCGGGGTCTCGACGATGGACGAGGCGGTGGGCAACCTCTTCGCGCTCGACCGATTCATGCGCTGGCTCCTCACACTCCTCGGCGCCACGGGTCTGGTGCTGGCCGTGGTCGGCATCTACGGCGTGATCTCGTACTTCGTCACGCAGCGGCATCACGAGATGGGCGTGCGCATCGCGCTCGGCGCGTCCGGCGCCTCCGTGCACTGGCTCGTGGTGCGCCAGGGACTGGTGTTGACGGCCATTGGCATTCTCGTCGGCGTTCCGGCAGCGCTTGCCGCGACACGTCTTCTCCAATCGTTCGTGTTTGGTGTGACCGTGCGCGATCCGGCGACGTTCGTCATCGTGGCTGGACTGCTCGCGGTCGTGGCCATCGTCGCGGGTTATATTCCCGCGCGACGCGCCACCCGCATCGATCCACTCGAAGCCTTGCGAGCATCATGA